From Chlamydiota bacterium, one genomic window encodes:
- a CDS encoding hybrid sensor histidine kinase/response regulator: MNEMKRILYIDDNEMDQKALVYCLKDHSISYECVLANTLAQAHEKLKKERYDLIVADYKLSDGHGFDIFKAAIDCPVIMLTGYGDQEVASHAMNLGAVDYVVKDSKWDYLKRLFSSIDFFVSKKPGMKRVRRVLIVEDDKIDQKAMTQLLDQHPLYQYTLTSTLAEARQKLKEGTFDVAILDANLPDGRGEELHQDLQETPFVVATGSGSEDYAVRALKQGASDYIIKDVNHFYLKLIPSTLEKALKQKELNELKENFIATVSHELRNPLAVLKGGLKNLKDGLEGPLPKEQANLIEIFFRQTERLLKITSELLDLTRFETGKVMLAFEKIPIQGLILKIIEGFKLIPREKPCKLVTELPQNLPEINADSEMIDRVITNLLDDAIRFSNARVVVKAIEEGNHIRVSVMDDGPGIAPQDQEALFSKFKQFGRPKEGSGYKGTGLGLAICKEVIELHHGRIWVESSLGQGTKFHFTLPK; encoded by the coding sequence ATGAATGAGATGAAGCGTATTCTTTATATAGACGATAACGAGATGGATCAGAAAGCCCTGGTCTACTGTTTGAAGGATCATTCTATTTCCTACGAATGTGTTTTGGCCAACACCCTGGCCCAAGCCCATGAAAAACTAAAAAAGGAACGCTATGATTTAATCGTCGCTGATTACAAACTCTCGGACGGTCATGGTTTTGACATTTTCAAAGCGGCCATAGATTGCCCCGTGATTATGCTCACAGGCTACGGAGATCAGGAAGTCGCCTCGCACGCTATGAATCTAGGGGCTGTGGACTATGTTGTCAAAGATAGTAAGTGGGACTATTTAAAACGCCTCTTCTCGAGCATTGATTTTTTTGTTTCTAAAAAGCCAGGCATGAAAAGGGTTCGAAGGGTTTTAATTGTAGAGGATGACAAAATAGATCAAAAGGCCATGACCCAGTTGCTGGATCAGCACCCTCTTTATCAATATACTCTTACTTCAACCTTGGCTGAGGCCCGTCAAAAACTAAAAGAAGGGACCTTTGATGTGGCCATTTTGGATGCAAATCTTCCTGATGGACGTGGAGAAGAATTGCATCAAGATCTTCAAGAGACGCCTTTCGTTGTTGCCACGGGTTCAGGAAGTGAGGATTACGCGGTCAGGGCGTTGAAACAGGGTGCGAGTGATTACATCATTAAAGATGTGAATCATTTTTATTTAAAACTGATTCCCTCAACCCTCGAAAAGGCTTTAAAGCAAAAAGAGCTGAATGAACTCAAAGAAAATTTCATAGCGACTGTCTCTCATGAGCTTCGAAATCCCCTTGCTGTTTTAAAGGGTGGGCTTAAAAATCTTAAAGATGGTCTTGAAGGGCCTCTGCCAAAAGAACAGGCCAATCTTATTGAAATTTTTTTTAGACAAACTGAAAGGCTTTTAAAAATTACGTCTGAACTCTTAGATTTGACTCGCTTTGAAACGGGAAAGGTCATGTTGGCATTTGAAAAAATTCCTATCCAGGGACTCATTTTAAAAATCATCGAAGGGTTTAAATTAATTCCTCGAGAGAAGCCATGCAAGCTCGTTACAGAACTTCCTCAAAATCTTCCCGAAATTAATGCCGATTCAGAAATGATTGACCGAGTGATCACAAACCTTTTGGATGACGCCATTAGATTTTCTAATGCCAGAGTCGTTGTTAAGGCGATTGAAGAAGGCAATCATATCAGGGTCAGCGTGATGGATGATGGTCCCGGCATTGCCCCACAAGATCAGGAGGCCCTTTTCAGCAAATTTAAGCAGTTCGGTCGCCCCAAAGAAGGTTCTGGGTATAAAGGCACAGGCCTAGGACTTGCCATTTGTAAAGAAGTGATCGAACTTCATCATGGAAGAATCTGGGTTGAATCCTCTTTGGGTCAAGGAACAAAATTTCATTTTACACTGCCTAAATAA
- a CDS encoding response regulator translates to MIDNRPILLAEDDQIDQKSVKRAFNDVKIVNSLVIVENGQEALHYLKDSCKEYPCLILLDLNMPVMNGIEFLHVIKADDELKIIPVVVLTTSKEDQDRVESYKLSVAGYMLKPVNYQDFVEVIRAIDLYWTLSAPHPLRRNIK, encoded by the coding sequence ATGATAGACAATCGCCCTATCTTACTTGCCGAAGATGATCAGATAGATCAAAAGTCCGTCAAGCGTGCTTTTAACGATGTTAAAATTGTCAATTCCCTTGTCATCGTTGAAAATGGTCAAGAAGCGCTTCATTATCTCAAGGACTCATGTAAGGAATACCCTTGCTTAATTTTACTCGACTTAAATATGCCCGTGATGAATGGGATTGAATTCCTTCATGTCATTAAGGCGGATGACGAGCTTAAAATCATCCCTGTGGTCGTGCTCACCACCTCCAAGGAAGATCAGGACAGGGTGGAGAGTTATAAGTTGAGCGTGGCGGGATATATGCTCAAACCCGTGAATTACCAGGATTTTGTTGAAGTCATACGAGCGATTGATCTTTACTGGACATTGAGCGCACCCCATCCCCTTCGGAGAAATATAAAATGA